The following are encoded together in the Malaya genurostris strain Urasoe2022 chromosome 3, Malgen_1.1, whole genome shotgun sequence genome:
- the LOC131436105 gene encoding uncharacterized protein LOC131436105, translating into MSVRYQLGIGILLGLLLVTYVQSNRIVSAAALLQEFGTYNANDRICFYKQFLKSSSSPVLVSFSNPTLKAINYIRVEQVQQNIGGIAAEIIRGAIGTSTVTVQISTINGKSHFVSDVRIQMMCTA; encoded by the exons ATGAGTGTCCGGTACCAGTTGGGAATAGGAATACTGCTAGGCCTTCTTCTGGTGACGTACGTTCAAAGTAACCGGATCGTAAGTGCAGCCGCATTACTGCAGGAGTTTGGAACGTACAACGCAAACGACCGAATATGTTTCTACAAACAGTTTCTGAAATCTAGTTCCAGTCCCGTATTAGTATCATTCAGTAAT CCAACCCTGAAAGCAATCAACTACATCCGAGTAGAACAAGTACAACAGAACATCGGTGGAATAGCGGCTGAAATTATCCGGGGTGCCATCGGAACGTCCACGGTTACGGTCCAGATTTCCACCATCAACGGTAAAAGCCATTTTGTCAGTGACGTTCGAATTCAGATGATGTGTACAGCTTAA